The region AGGATGCCGCGCCCAGTACCGGATCCTTGAAGGCGACGAGACGGCCGACGACCCGCACGCCCATGCCATGCAGCTGGTCGAGCACCTGCCGGGCGTGGTAGTAGCCCTTGACCGCGCCGATCTGGCGAGCCCTCGGCACCCCGGAGTCGTAAACGACCTCGCCGCTCTCGTCTTTGAGGTCCAGCTCGATGGTGTCGATCTTGCCCTGCCGGGCCATCGCCAGGATGGGCTCGCGCAGCGAGTTGCTGGTCCAGGCCAGCCCGGTCAGGTGCACCGCACGCATCCCGGGGTGTCTTATGTGGACGGTCACCATCCGCTCGGTCCGGTTGCCCGCGGCATCGGTTGCGGCCACCCGGATGTTCCGGTCCGGCCGGTCGACCACGGCACTGAACCCGCCCCGCGGGTCGGACACCGCGGGCTTGCCGGCCACGGTGACCTGGTTGGCGTCCCGCACGGTCCCGGTGACCGTCACCGGCTTGTTCGGCCCTTCCGGCCGCAACGAGTCCTCGACCTGCAGCACCGGCGGCTCGCTGTCCACTGTAAATGTTCGAGTGGTAGTGGTGGAACCAAGCCAGGACGGACTGCGCGGCACCACGACGCGCAACTCGTGCGGGCCGTCCGGCAGTCCGGCCGCCTGCACCACATGCGCGCCTTGCCGCTCGACCGCCGGAATCTCCCGGCCGTCGAGCAGCACCCGCAACCCATCGGCGGTACCGGCGCGGATCTGAATCGAGCCCACCGCGTCCGGCCTGATGGGATGGTCCGGTAACCCGGCAATCCGGACGTCCGCTGTGGATGTCGTTCGTAGTAACAGGACTCCGAGTAGCAGCACCACAATGGCGCCTAACCCGATCGCGACAGACCTGGGTATCTCGGCCAACGCCGCCTTGACGCGGGTCGTACCGGAGGCAGCATCCGTCATCGCTTTCGCCTCCCCGACTGGCGAACTCGCACGGCTGCACTAAATTCATGCTCGATCAAGTGGAAACCGACCCCTGCGGACCGGCCGTACCACCACCCTCTCAATCCGATCGCCGGAGATCAATTAGCCACTTGGAGTATCCCCAATCACAGTGCCGATCTCTAGCGTTGGCGGGATGCGGTCACCACTGCGGAAAAACGGCGTCGCGGCGACGGCAGCGGTCCTGTTCGCGATTCTCGGTGCCGGGTGCGGCGCAGAAACCGGCTCGCCGCAACACAATGCGATCCTCCAGCGTCCCCCGCCGGCGCCACCTCCGCTTCCCACGCCGGAGTCGTTGCACGCCAACGAACTCGGCGACGTCCCGGTGCTCATGTACCATCGGATCACTGCCAAGCCACGCAGCGTTTACGACCGCACGCCGGAAGATTTCCGCACGGAGCTGGACCGGCTGGCCGCCGAGGACTACGTGCCGGTGACCACCACCGAGTACGCCACCGGCCGGTTCGACATCCCGGCCGGAAAGCATCCGGTGGTGCTCACCTTCGACGACGGCACGGTCAGTCAGTTCACATTGGACGGTGCCGGCGAACCGGCACCGGGCACAGCCATCCGCATCCTGCTGGACGCCGCCGCAGCGCACCCCGG is a window of Saccharopolyspora phatthalungensis DNA encoding:
- a CDS encoding putative glycoside hydrolase, whose translation is MTDAASGTTRVKAALAEIPRSVAIGLGAIVVLLLGVLLLRTTSTADVRIAGLPDHPIRPDAVGSIQIRAGTADGLRVLLDGREIPAVERQGAHVVQAAGLPDGPHELRVVVPRSPSWLGSTTTTRTFTVDSEPPVLQVEDSLRPEGPNKPVTVTGTVRDANQVTVAGKPAVSDPRGGFSAVVDRPDRNIRVAATDAAGNRTERMVTVHIRHPGMRAVHLTGLAWTSNSLREPILAMARQGKIDTIELDLKDESGEVVYDSGVPRARQIGAVKGYYHARQVLDQLHGMGVRVVGRLVAFKDPVLGAASWHGGHPERVVQTADGRPWTSGAYGSYAFTNFADPVVVRYNIDIAAEAAALGFDDVLYDYVRRPDGHIEQMRIPGLTTTPEAAIADFLRQTQPEVRSRGALLGASVFGIAVDRPTEIAQDIRQMSQFVDYISPMVYPSHWAPGEFGVADPNSQPYDIVARSLAVFAKAVEGTDVQIIPWLQDFSLGVRYGPGEVAAQTDAARNNGMNSFLLWAPNCRYHDAALGPAK